In the genome of Pirellulales bacterium, one region contains:
- a CDS encoding ThuA domain-containing protein, translating to MRRLFVAIVVPLSLMISIDASRPAAAAGAEPSGKIAALIVDGQNNHDWKHTTPVLKAALESCGRFTVDVATSPPNGQKLDGFKPDFAKYGVVVSNYNGADWPADTKKAFEDYVSGGGGFVSVHAADNSFPDWKEYNRMIGVGGWGGRNDKFGPMVRWRDGKEVKDAKGGHGQHGRYFSFLVETRDPNHPIMRGLPEKWLHAPDELYSTLCGPAEDVTILATAKSDTTHENEPMLMAISYGKGRVFHTTLGHSVESMEDVGFVVTLDRGAEWAATGNVTQKVPADFPGPDKVSKWTPPAAKAK from the coding sequence ATGCGCCGACTTTTCGTCGCCATCGTCGTGCCCCTTTCCTTGATGATTTCCATCGACGCATCGCGCCCGGCCGCGGCCGCCGGCGCGGAGCCGTCCGGCAAAATTGCCGCCCTGATCGTCGATGGGCAGAACAACCACGATTGGAAGCACACCACGCCCGTGCTCAAAGCGGCCCTCGAAAGCTGCGGGCGGTTTACGGTCGATGTGGCGACCAGCCCGCCGAACGGACAGAAGCTTGACGGTTTCAAGCCCGATTTCGCGAAGTATGGCGTCGTGGTGTCGAACTATAACGGCGCCGATTGGCCGGCCGACACCAAGAAGGCCTTCGAAGATTATGTCTCGGGCGGCGGCGGATTCGTCAGCGTGCATGCGGCCGACAATTCGTTTCCCGATTGGAAGGAATACAACCGCATGATCGGCGTCGGCGGTTGGGGCGGCCGAAACGACAAGTTCGGCCCGATGGTCCGCTGGCGCGACGGCAAGGAAGTGAAAGACGCCAAGGGGGGCCACGGCCAACACGGCCGCTATTTTTCATTCCTCGTCGAAACGCGCGATCCCAACCACCCCATCATGCGCGGGTTGCCCGAGAAATGGTTGCACGCTCCCGACGAACTTTATTCGACGCTTTGCGGACCGGCCGAGGATGTGACGATCCTGGCCACGGCGAAATCCGACACGACGCATGAAAACGAACCGATGCTGATGGCGATTTCCTACGGCAAGGGGCGCGTGTTTCACACCACGCTCGGCCATAGCGTCGAGTCGATGGAAGATGTCGGCTTCGTCGTCACGCTCGACCGCGGTGCGGAATGGGCCGCGACGGGCAACGTGACGCAAAAAGTGCCCGCGGATTTTCCCGGCCCCGACAAAGTCAGCAAGTGGACTCCGCCGGCCGCAAAGGCGAAGTGA
- a CDS encoding DUF1080 domain-containing protein, whose product MHVRTVRHLAAILCLIAAVGFMGRRASAGVAITDPAKAGPDFRVQGEYVGEANGVNGPEKVGAQVVALGKGEFNATFFAGGLPGAGWNRGDASDIAHGKTADGVTKLTGKHTPSGKMFTATIKDGAMTMTKSNGDPLGELKKVERKSPTLGEKPLADAVVLFDGTSAAAWKNGRLVDGDLLNWGVTSKQEFTDYKLHLEFECSFMPDARGQGRSNSGVYQQSRYEVQVLDSFGLPGENDDCGAIYKIANTRVNMSFPPLNWQTYDIDFTAAKIDSAGKKTANARITVRHNGVLTIDNVEIPHPTTAAPIGNEKTNHGPLYLQDHGNPVLYRNIWLVEKK is encoded by the coding sequence ATGCATGTTCGAACTGTTCGCCATCTAGCTGCGATTCTGTGTTTGATTGCTGCGGTCGGTTTCATGGGACGGCGGGCTTCGGCCGGCGTCGCGATTACCGATCCGGCGAAAGCGGGGCCGGACTTCCGAGTGCAGGGGGAATATGTCGGTGAGGCCAATGGCGTGAATGGGCCGGAAAAAGTCGGCGCGCAAGTCGTTGCCCTCGGCAAAGGCGAATTCAACGCCACGTTTTTCGCCGGCGGCTTGCCCGGCGCCGGATGGAACCGCGGCGACGCTTCCGACATCGCCCACGGCAAAACCGCCGACGGCGTCACCAAGCTCACCGGCAAGCACACGCCGTCGGGCAAGATGTTCACCGCCACGATCAAAGACGGCGCGATGACGATGACCAAGAGCAACGGCGATCCGCTCGGCGAATTGAAAAAGGTCGAACGCAAAAGCCCCACGCTCGGCGAAAAGCCGCTCGCCGATGCGGTCGTGTTGTTCGACGGCACGAGTGCCGCCGCGTGGAAGAACGGCCGCCTGGTCGACGGCGATCTGCTGAATTGGGGCGTAACGAGCAAGCAAGAGTTCACCGATTACAAACTGCACCTCGAATTCGAATGCTCGTTCATGCCCGACGCTCGCGGCCAAGGCCGCAGCAATAGCGGCGTGTATCAGCAGAGCCGGTATGAGGTGCAGGTGCTCGATTCATTCGGGTTGCCGGGCGAAAACGACGATTGCGGCGCGATCTACAAAATCGCCAACACGCGAGTGAACATGAGTTTTCCGCCGCTAAATTGGCAAACCTACGACATCGATTTCACCGCCGCCAAGATCGACTCCGCCGGCAAGAAAACGGCGAACGCCCGCATCACCGTGCGGCACAATGGAGTGCTCACGATCGACAACGTCGAAATCCCGCATCCGACGACCGCCGCTCCGATCGGCAACGAGAAAACGAACCATGGCCCGCTCTATTTGCAAGACCATGGCAATCCCGTGCTGTATCGGAATATCTGGCTCGTCGAGAAGAAATAA
- a CDS encoding glycosyltransferase family 2 protein yields the protein MLSIVVPLCNEDESLATLYAELAEMAARQSYDLEILFIDDGSTDRSWQEIHKLAERDPRVRGIRFRRNFGKAAALSAGFAAARGEQVVTIDADLQDDPREIPQLLAVMNEGYDVVSGWKKKRHDPWHKVFPSRVFNGMVSWLTGVRLHDHNCGLKAYRREVFGEVRLYGELHRFVPVLAHARGFKVGEAVVQHRPRRYGHSKYGVRRFMKGFLDLLTVKFLTGFSQRPQHFLGAIGLLCWLLGGAGLVYLGGYWIVEELQHVDPKIHERALLLYSLGAMVFGAQLMSIGFLAELIIAYQGRDAETYSISELVGQVPPQTPAASIATPPPTQHHTSNTTIPSSETTAPAPFAATEK from the coding sequence ATGCTCTCCATTGTCGTGCCGCTGTGTAACGAAGATGAAAGCCTCGCCACGCTTTACGCCGAATTGGCGGAAATGGCCGCACGGCAGAGCTACGACCTCGAGATCCTGTTCATCGACGACGGTTCGACCGATCGATCGTGGCAAGAGATTCACAAGTTGGCCGAGCGTGATCCGCGCGTGCGCGGAATTCGCTTTCGCCGCAATTTCGGCAAGGCGGCGGCGCTCAGTGCCGGCTTTGCGGCGGCGCGCGGCGAACAGGTCGTCACGATCGATGCCGACCTGCAAGACGACCCACGCGAGATTCCGCAACTGCTGGCCGTCATGAACGAGGGATACGACGTCGTCAGCGGTTGGAAAAAGAAACGGCACGATCCATGGCACAAAGTGTTTCCCTCGCGCGTGTTCAACGGCATGGTCAGTTGGCTGACGGGTGTGCGGTTGCACGACCACAACTGCGGGCTGAAGGCCTATCGCCGCGAAGTGTTCGGGGAAGTGCGGCTCTACGGCGAATTGCACCGCTTCGTGCCGGTGCTCGCCCATGCGCGGGGATTCAAAGTGGGCGAGGCAGTGGTGCAGCACCGGCCGCGGCGATACGGCCATTCGAAATATGGCGTGCGGCGGTTCATGAAAGGATTTTTGGACCTCCTCACCGTCAAGTTTCTCACCGGCTTCAGCCAACGGCCGCAACATTTCCTCGGCGCGATCGGCCTGCTATGCTGGTTGCTCGGCGGGGCCGGCCTGGTCTACCTGGGCGGCTATTGGATCGTGGAAGAGCTGCAGCATGTGGATCCCAAAATTCACGAACGCGCGCTATTGCTCTATTCGCTCGGGGCGATGGTGTTCGGGGCCCAACTGATGTCGATCGGGTTTTTGGCCGAACTCATCATCGCCTACCAAGGCCGCGACGCGGAAACATATTCGATTTCCGAGCTGGTGGGCCAAGTGCCGCCGCAAACACCAGCGGCTTCCATTGCCACGCCGCCGCCGACTCAGCACCACACCTCCAACACAACGATCCCTTCGTCAGAAACGACGGCCCCCGCTCCGTTTGCGGCAACCGAAAAATAA